The Setaria italica strain Yugu1 chromosome IX, Setaria_italica_v2.0, whole genome shotgun sequence genome has a window encoding:
- the LOC101754738 gene encoding uncharacterized protein LOC101754738: MEAGRDHGAKRMRAAMSNEVGTTSQGSAGGGVAASSGLAAMTAAATETEEGEEMAVVAAEAEEQMGSAETEDHIQRILAAIDNYTRQVSEMLDAGRALFKDLAADFEERLCSIHRERLERWEEEIRELRARDAANEQARALLHNAQLHLLHTVRD, encoded by the exons AGCAACGAGGTGGGCACGACGAGCCAGGGGAGCGCCGGCGGGGGCGTGGCGGCGTCCTCCGGACTCGCCGCCatgaccgcggccgcgacggagacggaggagggggaggagatggccgtggttgcggcggaggcggaggagcagaTGGGGTCGGCGGAGACGGAGGACCACATCCAGCGCATCCTTGCCGCCATCGACAACTACACCCGCCAG GTGTCGGAGATGCTGGATGCTGGGCGCGCGCTGTTCAAGGACCTCGCCGCCGACTTCGAGGAGCGCCTCTGCTC GATCCACAGGGAGAGGTTGGAGCGGTGGGAGGAGGAGATCCGTGAGCTGCGCGCCCGTGACGCCGCCAACGAGCAggcccgcgccctcctccacaACGCCCAGCTGCACCTCCTGCACACCGTCCGCGACTAG